One region of Pogona vitticeps strain Pit_001003342236 chromosome 1, PviZW2.1, whole genome shotgun sequence genomic DNA includes:
- the LOC144585996 gene encoding uncharacterized protein LOC144585996, with translation MATQSGTVTSADQAEENGPLVEVKRCLLVRTDSQLLETAGVDVGILDHQYRGLRDTCSQVTLCHPDIIPREYIIPNESMKVAGIEGQVISLPVAEVPVNFQGWRGVWRLAISSTLPAAVLVGNDLAEHVKRVLVITRSQATTGTVQGGNDEPETEAEGSSEAVVETLTTDSRFGQEQKADATLQKCFEQVTDAQLTPETPVRFLEKKGILYRETLRNISKGGDGIRSQLVVPEKYRPMILQRGHSDMFAAHLGVNKTQQRITQNFYWPDIGKQIREFCKQCDVCQRQGNSRDRTKAKLCPLPVIDTPFKCIGVDIVGPLPKATKRGNRFILTMVDHATRYPEAIPLTNIETNTVADALVGYMSRMGFASEIITDLGASFTSKLMKRLWQICGIKHKETTAYHPESNGLTEKFNGTLMRMIRAYLAENPNNWDQKLQSLLFAYRSVPQASTGFSPFELLFGRRVKGPLDLIKQNWEQITQDDPQDVVTYIDTLMNDLKRNLELAAENLQAQKVRQKTWYDHKARERHFDPGEEVLWLRPCRENKLQLKWAGPYRIISKMSDLNYLIEQEENQARRVVHVNALKPYYRGEQRVLFAIKAAESEEAELPFWEGRGEVKYNPEEVKISPALTQDQQQELKMLLIKYQQVFSNKPGIVKGVMHRIHTGDAPPQAVSPYRVTGPYRDKVRKELDEMLRENIIVPSSSPWSSPIVLVDKPDGSIRFCVDYRKLNRVTTPDAYPMPRLDNLIETIGGCRFISSLDLVKGYWQLRIDPRDQEKTAFCSPFGLYEFRVLSFGLRNAPATFQRLMDQTLAGLSDFTVAYIDDIGIFSNTWEDHLKHLELVLQRLSAAGLTVKASKCQLGSPEIKYLGHIVGGGVIKPLEAKIEAVRDWPRPNTKKKVKSFLGLVDYYRKFIPRFSEIAAPLTDLTRKKADDRIPWTSDCEEAFQRLKQALINYPVLRAPDFDREFIIYTDASNSGVGAVLCQEDENGDQHPVSYLSRKLQKGERHLATVEKECLAIVYAIQKAKPYIWGRHFILCTGHSPLQWLRTMKTHNSKLMRWALNLQDYDFEVKVVRGSVNCVADALSRRPEE, from the coding sequence atggctactcaatctggaacagttacatctgctgatcaggctgaggaaaatggtcctcttgtggaggtcaagcgctgcttgctcgtgagaacagattctcagttgttggaaacagcaggggtggacgtaggaatacttgaccatcagtatcgggggttgagggacacttgttcccaggtgaccctgtgccatccagatattattcctagggaatatataatcccaaatgagagcatgaaggtggcagggattgaggggcaggtgatctcgctgccagtagcggaggtacctgtgaactttcaaggctggaggggagtttggcggctagcgatttcatcgactctgccagcagccgtgctcgtgggaaatgacctggctgaacatgtgaaacgggtgctagtgattacacgttcacaagccaccacggggacagttcaggggggtaatgatgagccagagacggaagcagaggggagttcagaagctgtggtggaaaccttaaccacagacagccgatttggccaagagcaaaaggcagacgccactctccaaaagtgttttgaacaggtgactgacgcccagctaacacctgaaaccccagtgagatttctagagaaaaaggggattttgtatagagagaccctgaggaatatctcaaaagggggagatgggatccgaagtcagctagtggtacctgaaaagtatcgccccatgatcttacaaagggggcactctgacatgtttgctgcgcacttaggggtgaacaaaacacagcagagaatcacacagaatttttactggcctgacatagggaagcagatcagggagttctgtaaacaatgtgatgtgtgtcaaaggcaagggaatagccgcgacaggaccaaagcaaagttgtgccctttgcctgtgattgacactccgttcaaatgcataggggtggatattgtgggacctttgcccaaggccacaaagagggggaacaggttcattctcaccatggtggaccatgccacgaggtaccccgaagccattcccttgactaacattgaaactaacacagtggcagatgccttggtggggtatatgtccaggatgggatttgcctcagaaataatcacagatttgggcgcatcgttcacatcgaagctcatgaaacgcttatggcaaatctgtggaattaagcacaaggaaaccactgcctatcaccctgaaagtaatgggttaactgagaagttcaatgggactctaatgcgcatgattagggcttacttggcagagaatccaaacaattgggaccagaagctgcaatcccttttgtttgcttatcgatcagtgccacaagccagtaccgggttcagtccgtttgaacttttatttgggagaagggtgaaagggccccttgatctgatcaaacaaaattgggagcagatcacccaggatgacccacaagacgttgtgacatacatagacaccttgatgaatgacctaaagagaaacctagagctggcagcagaaaacctgcaagctcagaaggtcagacagaaaacatggtatgaccacaaagctagagagaggcactttgacccaggggaggaagtgctttggcttaggccctgcagagagaacaaactgcagctcaaatgggcaggaccatataggatcatttccaagatgtcagacctgaactaccttatagagcaggaggagaaccaagcaaggagggtggttcatgtgaatgccctaaaaccctactacagaggggaacagagggttttatttgcgataaaagcagctgagagtgaggaagctgaattgcccttctgggagggtagaggggaagtaaaatacaacccagaggaggtaaagatcagtcctgcactcacccaagaccagcagcaagaactaaaaatgctgctcattaaatatcaacaggtgttttccaacaagccggggatagtgaagggagtgatgcatcggatccacacaggggatgcacccccgcaggcagtatccccataccgagtaacgggaccctatagggacaaggtgcggaaggagctggacgagatgcttagggagaacataatcgtcccctcttctagtccttggtcctctccgatagtcctagtggacaagcctgatgggagcattaggttttgtgtagattacaggaaattaaaccgcgtaaccactcctgatgcctacccaatgcccaggctagacaacctgattgaaaccatagggggttgtcggttcatctcatcattggacctggtaaagggatattggcaattaagaattgatcccagggatcaagaaaagaccgccttttgcagcccttttggtctctatgagtttcgagtcctgagctttggtctcagaaatgcaccagccacattccaaaggctgatggaccagaccttggcagggctcagtgactttactgtggcctacattgacgacatagggatcttcagtaatacctgggaagatcacctgaaacacctggagttagtgctgcagaggttaagtgcagcagggctaacagtaaaggcgagcaagtgtcagctgggtagcccagaaataaaatacttgggtcacatagtagggggaggagtgataaaacccctcgaggccaagatagaagcagttcgtgattggcctagacccaacaccaagaaaaaagtcaaatcatttcttgggttggtggactactacagaaagttcatcccgaggtttagcgagattgcggctccgctgaccgatctgacgaggaagaaggctgatgaccgcatcccgtggaccagcgactgtgaggaggcgttccagaggttgaagcaggcgctcatcaactatccagtgctgcgtgctccagacttcgaccgggagttcatcatctacaccgatgcgtctaacagcggggtaggagcagttctttgccaggaggatgagaatggtgaccagcatccagtgtcctacctgagtaggaaactccagaaaggtgagagacatttggcaaccgtggaaaaggagtgcctggccatagtctacgcgatccagaaggccaagccttacatctggggaagacattttattctgtgtactggccattcaccactgcaatggttaaggacaatgaaaacccacaatagtaaacttatgaggtgggctttaaacctgcaagactatgactttgaagtgaaggtggtcagagggtcagtgaactgtgttgctgacgccttgtcaagaagacccgaagaatga